One stretch of Pseudomonas azotoformans DNA includes these proteins:
- a CDS encoding FAD-dependent oxidoreductase, with translation MAERLNNDFQFIDVGRKDPKKKLLRQRKKEFVEIYEPFKPQHSADQAHRCLGCGNPYCEWKCPVHNFIPNWLKLVAEGNILAAAELSHQTNTLPEVCGRVCPQDRLCEGACTLNDGFGAVTIGSVEKYITDTAFAMGWRPDMSKVKPTGKRVAIIGAGPAGLGCADVLVRGGVTPVVFDKNPEIGGLLTFGIPEFKLEKTVLSNRREVFTGMGIEFRLNTEIGKDITMEQLLEEYDAVFMGMGTYTYMKGGFAGEDLPGVYDALDFLIANVNRNLGFEKAPEDFVDMKGKKVVVLGGGDTAMDCNRTSIRQGAKSVTCAYRRDEANMPGSRKEVKNAKEEGVKFLYNRQPIAIVGEDRVEGVKVVETRLGEPDARGRRSPEPIPGSEEIIPADAVVIAFGFRPSPAPWFEQFQIQTDSQGRVVAPEQGQYKHQTSNPKIFAGGDMVRGSDLVVTAIFEGRNAAEGILDYLNV, from the coding sequence ATGGCTGAACGTCTGAATAACGACTTCCAGTTCATCGATGTCGGGCGCAAAGATCCGAAGAAGAAACTGTTGCGTCAACGCAAGAAAGAGTTCGTGGAAATCTACGAACCCTTCAAACCCCAGCACTCGGCCGACCAGGCCCACCGTTGCCTGGGGTGCGGTAACCCGTATTGCGAGTGGAAGTGCCCGGTGCACAACTTCATTCCCAACTGGCTCAAGTTGGTGGCCGAGGGCAATATCCTCGCTGCCGCCGAGCTGTCGCACCAGACCAACACCCTGCCGGAAGTCTGCGGCCGGGTGTGCCCGCAAGACCGTCTGTGCGAGGGTGCTTGCACCCTCAACGACGGCTTCGGCGCGGTGACCATCGGTTCGGTGGAGAAGTACATCACCGACACCGCGTTCGCCATGGGCTGGCGCCCGGACATGTCCAAGGTCAAGCCGACCGGCAAGCGCGTCGCCATCATCGGTGCCGGCCCTGCCGGCCTGGGCTGTGCCGATGTATTGGTGCGTGGCGGCGTGACCCCGGTGGTGTTCGACAAGAACCCGGAAATCGGCGGCCTGCTGACCTTCGGCATCCCCGAGTTCAAACTGGAAAAAACCGTCCTGAGCAACCGTCGTGAAGTGTTCACCGGTATGGGTATCGAGTTCCGTCTCAATACCGAAATCGGCAAGGACATCACCATGGAGCAACTGCTCGAAGAATACGATGCGGTATTCATGGGCATGGGCACCTACACCTACATGAAAGGCGGCTTTGCCGGTGAGGACCTGCCGGGCGTGTATGACGCGCTCGACTTCCTGATCGCCAACGTCAACCGCAACCTGGGCTTTGAAAAGGCGCCGGAAGACTTCGTCGACATGAAAGGCAAGAAGGTCGTGGTGCTGGGCGGTGGCGACACCGCGATGGACTGCAACCGCACGTCGATCCGCCAGGGCGCCAAGTCGGTGACCTGTGCCTATCGCCGTGACGAAGCCAACATGCCGGGCTCGCGCAAAGAGGTGAAGAATGCCAAGGAAGAAGGCGTGAAATTCCTCTACAACCGCCAGCCGATCGCCATTGTCGGTGAAGACCGCGTGGAAGGTGTGAAGGTGGTCGAGACCCGTCTCGGCGAACCGGACGCCCGTGGCCGTCGCAGCCCCGAGCCGATCCCGGGCTCCGAAGAGATCATCCCGGCTGACGCCGTGGTTATCGCCTTCGGCTTCCGCCCAAGCCCGGCGCCGTGGTTCGAGCAGTTCCAGATCCAGACCGACAGCCAGGGGCGCGTCGTGGCCCCGGAACAAGGCCAGTACAAGCACCAGACCAGCAACCCGAAAATCTTCGCCGGTGGTGATATGGTGCGCGGCTCTGACCTGGTAGTGACGGCGATCTTCGAAGGGCGTAATGCCGCCGAAGGGATCCTGGATTACCTGAACGTCTAA
- the hemE gene encoding uroporphyrinogen decarboxylase has translation MTALKNDRFLRALLKQPVDVTPVWMMRQAGRYLPEYRASRANAGDFMSLCMNPEFACEVTMQPLDRYPQLDAAILFSDILTIPDAMGQGLYFETGEGPRFKKVVSTLADIEALPIPDPHKDLGYVMDAVSTIRRELNGRVPLIGFSGSPWTLATYMVEGGSSKDFRKTKAMLYDNPQAMHLLLDKLAQSVTSYLNGQIMAGAQAVQIFDTWGGNLSAAAYQEFSLAYMRKIVSGLIREHEGRKVPVILFTKGGGLWLESIADAGADALGLDWTCDIGEARRRVGGQVALQGNMDPTVLYAKPEAIRTEVGRILASYGKGSGHVFNLGHGITPEVNPEHAGAFLRAVHELSAQYHE, from the coding sequence ATGACTGCCCTCAAGAACGACCGTTTCCTTCGTGCCCTGCTCAAGCAACCCGTGGACGTCACCCCTGTTTGGATGATGCGCCAGGCCGGTCGCTACCTGCCGGAATACCGCGCCAGTCGCGCCAACGCCGGCGATTTCATGAGCCTGTGCATGAACCCGGAGTTCGCCTGCGAAGTCACCATGCAGCCGCTGGACCGCTACCCACAACTGGACGCGGCCATCCTTTTCTCCGACATCCTCACCATTCCTGATGCCATGGGGCAGGGCCTGTACTTCGAAACCGGCGAAGGCCCGCGTTTCAAGAAAGTCGTCAGCACCCTGGCCGATATCGAAGCCCTGCCGATCCCGGATCCGCACAAAGACCTGGGTTACGTGATGGACGCCGTCAGCACCATCCGCCGCGAGCTTAACGGCCGTGTGCCGCTGATCGGCTTCTCCGGCAGCCCCTGGACCCTGGCCACCTACATGGTCGAAGGCGGCTCGTCGAAAGACTTCCGCAAGACTAAGGCCATGCTCTACGACAACCCGCAAGCCATGCACCTGCTGCTGGACAAGCTGGCGCAGTCGGTCACGTCCTACCTCAACGGCCAGATCATGGCCGGCGCCCAGGCGGTTCAGATCTTCGACACCTGGGGCGGCAACCTCTCGGCGGCGGCGTACCAGGAGTTCTCCCTGGCCTACATGCGCAAGATCGTCAGCGGCCTGATCCGCGAGCACGAAGGCCGCAAGGTGCCGGTGATCCTGTTCACCAAAGGTGGCGGCCTGTGGCTGGAAAGTATTGCCGACGCCGGTGCCGACGCACTGGGCCTGGACTGGACCTGCGACATTGGCGAAGCTCGCCGTCGCGTTGGCGGCCAGGTCGCGCTGCAAGGCAACATGGACCCGACCGTGCTGTACGCCAAGCCGGAAGCGATCCGCACCGAAGTCGGCCGCATCCTCGCCAGCTACGGCAAAGGCAGCGGGCATGTGTTCAACCTGGGTCATGGCATCACCCCGGAAGTGAACCCGGAGCATGCGGGTGCGTTCCTGCGTGCGGTGCATGAGTTGTCGGCGCAGTATCACGAGTGA
- a CDS encoding helix-turn-helix transcriptional regulator, with protein sequence MLLVNPPELGERIRQLRRAKGYSQAQLADRAKCNRKTIMDLEAGENVAMYTVFRVISALGMALEVVDKRIDLKSLADLVEHDE encoded by the coding sequence ATGTTGCTGGTTAATCCGCCCGAGCTGGGTGAAAGAATACGACAACTGCGTCGCGCCAAGGGCTACAGTCAAGCGCAACTGGCGGACCGAGCCAAGTGCAACCGCAAAACCATCATGGACCTTGAAGCCGGAGAAAATGTCGCGATGTATACCGTATTCAGGGTGATTTCTGCCTTGGGAATGGCATTGGAAGTTGTCGATAAACGCATTGACCTCAAGTCCCTGGCCGATCTGGTGGAGCACGATGAGTAG
- a CDS encoding type II toxin-antitoxin system HipA family toxin: MSRVKLLNVVTPQGHSGELSKGSQFAFSYSSADAEREASLVMPYDPTPSVTNVLHPIFDMNVPEGFLADQIKRRMAKHMQVDEMRLLSIIGGNQIGRLTYQNPVEASVPIQAQVGLQQILSADSSQHVFEFLVETYFESGISGVQPKVLVPDLDKLAGNRKTMLSSDLIVKSGADEYAHLAQNEFLCMEAARIAGMETPPFWLSEGGDLFVMERFDLTPSGRLGFEDMAVLLGLNKDPHDNYKYSQSYETLAAVINHVCAQGEPLRELERFFSSVCLSVMVRNGDAHLKNFGVIYTHPGARETVQLAPVFDVTTTTVYENYNPKSGRSLVDRTLAIKLNKAKTYPDRQQLMEFGRKYCAVEKPGVIIERIAEAMSEALVTHQARIDAELFSAMQTEWDGGRAMALHDSVSTGMKRKPVVKKPL, encoded by the coding sequence ATGAGTAGGGTCAAATTGCTCAACGTCGTCACCCCCCAGGGACATTCAGGCGAACTGTCCAAGGGCTCGCAGTTTGCGTTTTCCTATTCGTCGGCTGATGCCGAGCGTGAGGCATCGCTGGTCATGCCCTACGACCCGACGCCTTCAGTCACCAATGTGCTGCATCCGATTTTCGATATGAACGTACCAGAAGGTTTTCTGGCCGATCAGATCAAGCGACGGATGGCCAAGCACATGCAGGTGGATGAGATGCGCCTGTTGTCGATCATCGGGGGGAATCAGATTGGGCGGTTGACGTACCAGAACCCTGTCGAGGCGTCAGTTCCTATACAGGCTCAGGTGGGGCTCCAGCAAATACTCTCAGCCGATAGCTCCCAGCACGTATTTGAATTTCTGGTGGAAACGTATTTCGAGTCGGGCATTTCCGGCGTGCAGCCCAAGGTACTGGTGCCCGACCTGGACAAGCTGGCCGGCAACCGTAAAACCATGCTCAGTTCCGATCTGATCGTGAAGTCTGGCGCCGATGAGTACGCTCACTTGGCCCAGAACGAATTTCTCTGCATGGAAGCTGCCCGCATCGCGGGCATGGAGACCCCACCTTTCTGGTTGTCCGAAGGGGGGGATCTGTTTGTCATGGAGCGCTTTGACCTGACCCCCTCGGGGCGGCTTGGCTTTGAAGATATGGCCGTGCTGTTGGGGCTCAACAAAGATCCCCATGACAATTACAAGTATTCCCAGAGCTACGAAACCCTCGCCGCGGTTATCAATCATGTTTGTGCGCAAGGTGAGCCGCTACGTGAGCTTGAGCGGTTTTTCTCGTCGGTCTGCTTGTCGGTCATGGTACGTAACGGTGATGCGCACCTGAAAAACTTTGGCGTGATCTACACCCATCCGGGTGCGCGCGAAACGGTGCAGTTGGCGCCTGTATTCGATGTCACCACTACCACCGTGTATGAAAACTACAACCCCAAGTCCGGTCGTTCATTGGTTGATCGCACCCTGGCAATCAAACTGAACAAGGCGAAGACTTACCCGGACCGTCAGCAACTGATGGAGTTTGGCCGTAAGTACTGTGCGGTGGAGAAGCCTGGGGTGATCATCGAGCGAATCGCAGAGGCGATGTCCGAGGCGCTTGTTACGCATCAGGCTCGCATCGACGCCGAACTGTTTTCGGCGATGCAAACTGAGTGGGACGGGGGACGTGCCATGGCGCTCCATGATTCGGTATCCACCGGGATGAAGCGAAAACCTGTTGTGAAAAAACCGCTATGA
- a CDS encoding MFS transporter, with amino-acid sequence MDEVVAQLNNAYIEKGTPMFMRTVLALFSGGFATFALLYCVQPMMPALSHEFSINAAQSSLILSVATAMLAFGLLITGPISDRLGRKPVMVSALFCAALATIASGLMPTWEGILLMRALVGLSLSGLAAVAMTYLSEEIHPQHIGLAMGLYIGGNAIGGMSGRLIIGVLIDFVSWHTAMLIIGALALIAATVFWKILPESRNFRATSLKPRSLVDGFVMHFKDAGLPWLFLEAFLLMGAFVTMFNYIGYRLLADPYDLSQAVVGLLSLVYLSGIYSSAKIGSLADRLGRRRVLWATIVLMLAGMALTLFTPLWLVVPGMLIFTFGFFGAHSVASSWIGRRAVKAKGQASSLYLFCYYVGSSVAGTAGGFFWHFAGWNGIGAFIVALLIGALLVALKLAKLPPLAQATA; translated from the coding sequence TTGGATGAGGTGGTGGCCCAGCTCAATAACGCGTACATCGAAAAAGGCACGCCGATGTTCATGCGCACGGTGCTGGCACTGTTCTCCGGCGGTTTCGCCACTTTTGCGCTGCTGTATTGCGTGCAGCCGATGATGCCGGCGCTGTCCCATGAGTTTTCCATCAATGCGGCGCAAAGCAGCCTGATCCTGTCGGTGGCCACGGCGATGCTGGCGTTCGGCTTGCTGATCACCGGGCCGATCTCCGACCGGCTGGGGCGCAAGCCGGTGATGGTCTCCGCGCTGTTCTGCGCCGCGCTGGCCACCATCGCCAGTGGCCTGATGCCGACCTGGGAAGGCATCCTGCTGATGCGCGCACTCGTAGGACTGTCGCTGAGCGGCCTGGCCGCCGTGGCCATGACCTACCTGAGCGAAGAGATCCACCCGCAGCACATCGGCCTGGCCATGGGCCTGTACATCGGCGGTAACGCGATTGGCGGCATGAGCGGGCGCCTGATCATCGGCGTGTTGATCGACTTCGTCAGCTGGCACACCGCAATGCTGATCATCGGTGCCCTGGCGCTGATCGCCGCCACGGTATTCTGGAAAATCCTCCCCGAATCGCGCAACTTCCGCGCCACCAGCCTCAAGCCGCGCAGCCTGGTGGACGGCTTTGTCATGCACTTCAAGGACGCCGGCCTGCCGTGGCTGTTTCTCGAAGCCTTCCTGTTGATGGGTGCGTTCGTGACGATGTTCAACTACATCGGCTATCGGCTGCTGGCCGATCCCTACGACCTGAGCCAGGCGGTGGTCGGCCTGCTGTCGCTGGTGTACCTCTCCGGCATCTACAGCTCGGCCAAGATTGGCTCCCTGGCCGACCGCCTCGGCCGTCGCCGCGTGCTCTGGGCCACTATCGTGCTGATGCTCGCCGGCATGGCGCTGACCCTGTTCACCCCGCTGTGGCTGGTGGTGCCGGGCATGCTGATCTTCACTTTCGGTTTCTTCGGCGCCCATTCGGTGGCCAGCAGCTGGATCGGCCGTCGCGCGGTCAAGGCCAAGGGGCAGGCGTCATCGCTGTATCTGTTCTGCTACTACGTGGGGTCGAGTGTTGCCGGAACGGCAGGCGGGTTCTTCTGGCACTTCGCCGGGTGGAACGGGATCGGCGCGTTTATCGTGGCGTTGTTGATTGGCGCGTTGCTGGTGGCGTTGAAGTTGGCGAAGTTGCCGCCGTTGGCGCAAGCAACGGCATGA
- a CDS encoding LysR family transcriptional regulator: MELRHLRYFIAVAEELHFGRAAQVLGISQPPLSQQIQALEQEVGARLFERTNRRVELSEAGRLFLQEARLVLAQVDKAADVARRAQLGELGELKIGFTSSAPFNSSIPQAIFAFRQAFPAVHLNLQEMSSTEVAESLVDESIQVGLMRPLPLPDSLSVVELMREPLVAVLNAGHALVRGSERGLHLAQLADEPFVFFPRTYGSGLYAQLLNLCRDAGFSPHFAQEAGEAMTIIGLVAAGLGVSVLPASYQRIRIDGVVYRTLLDQEAMTAVWLVQREGVQTPMAKAFVELLTRKALV, from the coding sequence ATGGAATTGCGTCACTTGCGGTACTTCATCGCCGTCGCCGAAGAACTGCATTTCGGCCGGGCCGCGCAGGTGCTGGGCATCTCGCAGCCGCCGTTGAGCCAGCAGATCCAGGCGCTGGAGCAAGAGGTGGGCGCACGTTTGTTTGAGCGCACCAATCGTCGGGTCGAGCTGAGCGAGGCCGGGCGGCTGTTCCTGCAAGAGGCACGGCTGGTGCTGGCGCAGGTCGACAAGGCGGCGGATGTGGCGCGCCGGGCGCAGTTGGGTGAACTGGGCGAATTGAAGATTGGCTTCACCTCATCGGCACCGTTCAACTCCAGTATTCCCCAGGCGATTTTCGCGTTTCGCCAGGCATTCCCGGCGGTGCATCTGAACCTGCAGGAGATGAGCAGCACCGAAGTGGCCGAGTCGCTGGTGGACGAGTCGATCCAGGTGGGGCTGATGCGCCCGCTGCCATTGCCGGATTCCTTGAGCGTGGTCGAGTTGATGCGCGAACCTCTGGTCGCAGTGTTGAACGCCGGTCATGCGTTGGTGCGCGGCAGTGAACGTGGTTTGCACCTGGCGCAGTTGGCGGACGAACCGTTTGTGTTTTTCCCGCGCACCTACGGCAGTGGTCTTTATGCGCAGTTGCTGAACCTGTGCCGTGACGCGGGTTTCAGCCCGCACTTCGCCCAGGAGGCGGGCGAGGCGATGACCATCATCGGCCTGGTGGCGGCGGGGCTGGGGGTGTCGGTGCTGCCGGCGTCGTACCAGCGCATAAGGATCGATGGGGTGGTGTATCGCACGTTGCTGGATCAGGAGGCGATGACGGCGGTGTGGCTGGTGCAGCGCGAAGGTGTGCAGACGCCGATGGCTAAGGCTTTTGTGGAGTTGTTGACGCGTAAGGCATTGGTGTAG
- a CDS encoding type II toxin-antitoxin system PemK/MazF family toxin, translated as MALLYQPKEGSVLICDFRGYEVPEIIKIRPVIVIRKHRTNKLLVTVVPLSTTAPQTVLNHHLQLDSHLQGASPTCWAKCDIVATVSLGRLDRIKSKDRHGKRTYKIAELTPDQFLAIKVAVRSALGLR; from the coding sequence ATGGCACTTCTCTATCAGCCCAAGGAGGGCAGCGTGTTGATTTGTGACTTTCGAGGCTATGAGGTCCCGGAAATCATCAAGATTCGCCCGGTTATTGTGATACGCAAGCACCGAACCAATAAATTGCTGGTGACGGTTGTACCCTTGAGTACTACTGCACCGCAGACGGTCCTCAATCACCATTTGCAGCTTGATAGCCATCTCCAAGGAGCGAGCCCTACCTGCTGGGCGAAATGTGACATTGTGGCGACCGTCAGCTTGGGCAGGCTCGACCGAATCAAAAGCAAAGATCGTCATGGAAAACGAACTTACAAAATCGCAGAACTCACCCCTGATCAATTTCTCGCGATAAAAGTGGCGGTGCGCAGTGCGCTGGGGTTGCGCTGA
- a CDS encoding beta-ketoacyl-ACP synthase has translation MKRVVVTGMAGMTSLGSDWATISANFRANRSGIRRMDEWDRFTELNTRLAGPIDDFVVPAHWTRKQLRSMGRVSRLAVWAAEQALQDAGLLGDESIKDGRMGVACGSSTGSTDEIKAFGNMLLNSVAEGLNANSYVRMMPHTTAANISIFFGLTGRLIPTSSACTSGSQGIGYAYEAIKFGRLPLMLAGGAEELCPTEAMVFDALYATSLKNDAPQTSPRPYDSGRDGLVIGEGGGMLVLEELEHALARGAHIHAEIVGFGSNADGQHTTRPEQKTMRRAMELALEDAGLEPFAIGYVNGHGTATDQGDIAETLATSSLFGSRMPISSQKSFLGHTLGACGALESWFSIEMMNRDQYVHTFNLDSVDPQCGELDYLQGEFREMHHDYVMNNNFAFGGVNTSLIFRRWS, from the coding sequence ATGAAGCGCGTCGTCGTCACCGGCATGGCCGGCATGACCTCCCTGGGCAGCGATTGGGCAACCATTTCGGCCAACTTCCGCGCCAACCGCAGCGGCATCCGGCGCATGGATGAGTGGGATCGCTTTACTGAACTGAACACGCGCCTGGCCGGGCCGATCGACGACTTCGTCGTGCCCGCCCATTGGACGCGCAAACAATTGCGCAGCATGGGTCGTGTCTCGCGCCTGGCGGTGTGGGCCGCGGAACAGGCGTTGCAGGACGCCGGTTTGCTAGGCGATGAATCGATCAAGGACGGGCGCATGGGCGTGGCCTGCGGCTCGTCTACCGGCAGCACCGACGAGATCAAGGCGTTCGGCAACATGCTGCTGAACTCGGTGGCCGAGGGGCTGAATGCCAACTCCTATGTGCGCATGATGCCGCACACCACGGCGGCGAATATCAGCATCTTCTTTGGCCTGACCGGGCGGCTCATTCCCACCTCCAGCGCCTGCACCAGTGGCAGCCAGGGCATCGGCTATGCCTACGAGGCAATCAAGTTCGGCCGCCTGCCGTTGATGCTCGCCGGCGGCGCCGAAGAACTGTGCCCCACCGAGGCCATGGTGTTCGATGCGCTCTATGCCACCAGCCTGAAGAACGACGCCCCACAAACCAGCCCACGCCCCTATGACAGCGGCCGCGATGGCCTGGTGATCGGTGAAGGCGGCGGCATGCTGGTACTCGAGGAACTCGAACATGCCCTGGCGCGTGGTGCGCATATCCATGCCGAGATTGTCGGCTTCGGCAGCAACGCCGACGGCCAGCACACCACCCGCCCGGAGCAGAAAACCATGCGCCGCGCCATGGAACTGGCCCTGGAAGATGCCGGGCTTGAGCCGTTCGCGATCGGCTACGTGAACGGGCATGGCACTGCCACCGACCAAGGCGACATCGCTGAAACCCTGGCCACCAGCAGCCTGTTCGGCAGCCGCATGCCCATCAGTTCGCAGAAGAGTTTCCTAGGCCATACCCTCGGCGCGTGTGGCGCGTTGGAGTCGTGGTTCAGCATCGAGATGATGAACCGCGACCAGTACGTGCACACCTTCAACCTGGATTCGGTAGACCCGCAATGCGGCGAGCTGGATTACCTGCAAGGTGAGTTCCGCGAGATGCACCACGACTATGTGATGAACAACAACTTTGCCTTTGGCGGCGTCAACACCTCGCTGATTTTCCGCCGCTGGTCCTGA
- the fabG gene encoding 3-oxoacyl-ACP reductase FabG, translating into MTESVLVTGSSRGIGRAIALRLAQAGHDLVLHCRSGRAEADAVQAEVEALGRKARVLQFDVADRALCKQILEADVEQHGAYYGVVLNAGLTRDGAFPALSEDDWDVVMRTNLDGFYNVLHPVMMPMIRRRAAGRIVCITSVSGLIGNRGQVNYSASKAGLIGAAKALAIELGKRKITVNCVAPGLIDTAMLDENVPVEELMKMIPAQRMGTPEEVAGAVNFLMSAEAGYITRQVLAVNGGLC; encoded by the coding sequence ATGACTGAATCCGTACTGGTCACCGGCTCCAGCCGTGGCATCGGCCGCGCCATTGCACTGCGCCTGGCCCAGGCCGGGCATGACCTCGTGCTGCACTGCCGCAGCGGTCGTGCCGAGGCCGATGCGGTGCAGGCCGAGGTTGAAGCCCTGGGCCGCAAGGCGCGGGTGCTGCAGTTCGACGTGGCGGATCGTGCGCTGTGCAAGCAAATTCTCGAGGCCGATGTGGAGCAACATGGCGCCTACTACGGCGTGGTGCTCAATGCCGGCCTGACCCGTGACGGCGCGTTCCCGGCCCTGTCGGAAGATGACTGGGACGTGGTGATGCGCACCAACCTCGACGGTTTCTACAACGTGCTGCACCCGGTGATGATGCCGATGATTCGTCGTCGCGCGGCTGGGCGTATCGTGTGCATTACGTCGGTTTCCGGTTTGATCGGTAACCGTGGCCAGGTCAACTACAGCGCGTCCAAAGCCGGTCTGATTGGCGCGGCCAAGGCCCTGGCCATCGAGCTGGGCAAGCGCAAGATCACCGTCAACTGCGTGGCTCCCGGCTTGATCGACACGGCGATGCTGGATGAAAACGTGCCGGTGGAAGAGCTGATGAAAATGATCCCGGCACAGCGCATGGGCACGCCGGAAGAAGTGGCTGGTGCGGTGAATTTCCTGATGTCAGCTGAAGCCGGCTATATCACGCGCCAGGTCCTGGCCGTGAATGGAGGTTTGTGCTGA
- a CDS encoding hotdog family protein — protein MIDWPLAELLPHAGDMILIDQVLSFDEEQIHTCATVKPGGLFNRADGSLPAWVGIELMAQSVAAYAGCRARQKGEAVALGFLLGTRKFECNVEHFPAGAELRIHGLRSLEDDNGMGVFECHLTADGIQASARLNVFRPPQAANYLDESKDVTP, from the coding sequence ATGATCGATTGGCCACTCGCCGAATTGCTGCCCCATGCGGGCGACATGATCCTGATCGACCAAGTGCTGTCGTTCGATGAAGAGCAGATCCACACCTGCGCCACGGTCAAGCCAGGCGGCCTGTTCAACCGCGCTGACGGCAGCCTGCCGGCCTGGGTCGGCATCGAGTTGATGGCGCAAAGCGTCGCCGCCTACGCCGGTTGTCGCGCACGCCAGAAAGGTGAAGCGGTGGCACTGGGCTTCCTGCTCGGCACGCGCAAGTTCGAGTGCAACGTTGAGCACTTTCCGGCAGGCGCCGAGTTGCGCATCCACGGCCTGCGCTCACTGGAAGACGACAATGGCATGGGTGTGTTCGAATGCCACCTGACCGCTGATGGTATCCAGGCGAGCGCCCGCTTGAATGTATTTCGACCGCCCCAGGCGGCCAATTATTTAGATGAATCGAAGGACGTAACGCCATGA
- a CDS encoding beta-ketoacyl-[acyl-carrier-protein] synthase family protein — MSAYLNALGVICALGRGQAEVSRRLFAGDCSGMRAESGWVPERVLPVAGVHGELATIPTELGQQSSRNNQLLLEAALQIEGELRQAIRTYGASRVGIVLGTSTSGIDEASRGIAHYLRDHHFPSDYDYQQQELSAPANFLADWLQLSGPAYVISTACTSSARALMSAQRLLDLGVCDAVICGGVDSLCKLTLNGFSSLEAVSNERCNPFSVNRNGINIGEAAVLFLMSKAPAPIALLGSGASCDAHHISAPEPTGKGALQAMRKALASAKLQPGQIGYLNLHGTATQHNDAMESLAVASLFPQGVPCSSTKPMSGHTLGAAGALEAAFCWLSLVHHRVPPHVWDGQADPALPALHWAQATEALEKRCLMSNSFAFGGNNVSLIIGEAP, encoded by the coding sequence ATGAGCGCCTACCTCAACGCACTCGGCGTGATCTGCGCCCTCGGCCGTGGCCAGGCCGAGGTCAGCCGCCGCCTGTTTGCCGGTGACTGCTCCGGCATGCGCGCCGAGAGTGGCTGGGTGCCGGAACGCGTGTTGCCGGTGGCCGGGGTGCACGGCGAGCTGGCAACCATACCCACCGAGTTGGGCCAGCAAAGCAGCCGCAATAACCAGTTGCTGCTGGAGGCAGCGTTGCAGATCGAGGGCGAGCTCCGCCAGGCGATCCGCACCTACGGCGCATCGCGGGTCGGCATCGTGCTCGGCACCAGCACCTCGGGCATCGACGAAGCCAGTCGCGGTATTGCTCATTACTTGCGCGACCACCACTTCCCCAGCGATTACGACTACCAGCAACAGGAACTCAGCGCCCCGGCGAACTTCCTCGCCGACTGGCTGCAACTGAGCGGCCCGGCCTATGTGATCTCCACCGCCTGCACCTCCAGTGCCCGCGCTTTGATGAGTGCTCAGCGTTTGCTGGACCTGGGAGTGTGCGATGCGGTGATCTGCGGCGGCGTCGACAGCCTGTGCAAGCTGACGCTTAACGGCTTCAGCTCGTTGGAAGCCGTATCGAACGAGCGCTGCAACCCGTTTTCGGTGAACCGCAACGGCATCAACATTGGCGAAGCAGCGGTGCTGTTCCTGATGAGCAAGGCGCCCGCACCCATCGCCCTGCTGGGCAGCGGCGCCAGTTGCGATGCGCACCATATCTCCGCGCCCGAACCCACCGGCAAAGGTGCGTTGCAGGCAATGCGCAAGGCCCTGGCCAGCGCGAAATTGCAACCCGGGCAGATCGGCTATCTGAACCTGCACGGCACCGCCACCCAGCATAACGATGCGATGGAAAGCCTGGCCGTCGCCAGCCTGTTCCCGCAAGGCGTGCCTTGCTCATCGACCAAACCCATGAGCGGGCATACCCTGGGCGCAGCCGGTGCACTGGAAGCGGCGTTCTGCTGGTTGAGCCTGGTCCACCACCGGGTGCCACCGCATGTCTGGGACGGCCAGGCCGACCCGGCACTGCCCGCCTTGCACTGGGCGCAAGCCACAGAGGCCCTGGAAAAACGCTGCCTGATGAGCAACTCGTTTGCCTTCGGCGGTAACAATGTCAGCCTGATTATTGGAGAGGCCCCATGA